The sequence GGATTTTTCAGGCAGATATTACGCACGCCATCGGCAATAGAAAAAGCCACCGGGTATATTTGAATCAAAGTTTGTCATTAAAAGAACTGGCATATCTATTATGGTGTACCCAAGGCGTCAGGGGAAAAAGATTCCACGGCCATGCATACAGGAATGTGCCCTCTGCCGGCTGCCGCCATGCCCTTGAAACTTATCTTGCCGTTTTTAATGTGGATGGCATTGAGCCGGGTGTGTACAGATATTTACCCCTTTCCCATCAACTCGTATTTGAATTCAAAGATGATCTGCTGTCGGAAAAAATGATAATTGCGTCCCTTAATCAATCTTATCCGGGTAAATCAGCCGTTACGTTCATTTGGTCTGCCATACCATATAGAATGGAATGGCGGTATGGGTTGGCAGCCCATAAGGTCATTGCTTTGGATGCAGGTCATGTGTGCCAGAATCTATACCTTGCCTGTGAAGCTATTGATGCCGGGACTTGTGCGATTGCGGCTTATGATCAGGACGAATTAGATGAACTGCTTGGCCTTGATGGTGAAGAGGAATTTGCCATATACTTAGCCCCTGTGGGGAAAGTAAGACCTTAAATACGGGTTGCATTTGTGCGACTCGGCGATTCT comes from uncultured Desulfobacter sp. and encodes:
- a CDS encoding SagB/ThcOx family dehydrogenase — translated: MADDTLKTYRYFLKDSIRKTIAFQFTDQNQGVPAPPIEKPCPEGATLIDLPGPDDWNGIFQADITHAIGNRKSHRVYLNQSLSLKELAYLLWCTQGVRGKRFHGHAYRNVPSAGCRHALETYLAVFNVDGIEPGVYRYLPLSHQLVFEFKDDLLSEKMIIASLNQSYPGKSAVTFIWSAIPYRMEWRYGLAAHKVIALDAGHVCQNLYLACEAIDAGTCAIAAYDQDELDELLGLDGEEEFAIYLAPVGKVRP